A region from the Bradyrhizobium erythrophlei genome encodes:
- a CDS encoding FkbM family methyltransferase, whose translation MELSYAQNLEDYHLSLAFAGQTTGTYIDIGAGHPIADNVSFWFYERDWHGIVVEPQLELAALYQRLRPRDLAVRGLVGRHCGEIDFYAVERLHGLSTTVEYLAQKAKAFGVDYQTVRMPVTTLANLCETHDVGSIDFLKIDVEGAEGDVLFGGDWKRFRPKVIVMEAVTPVSSEPAWQDWEPFLLAQGYGFVLFDTVNRFYVAQEHREIMARFPSERASWHAVRHMYEIGRAPENKQHPDHALAQDLARGFWASLPYLDKDLITFLLSRARRIAKPDEFAALASAVDTAAFRAALGRIACGYDGGQIVDE comes from the coding sequence ATGGAGCTATCCTACGCACAGAATCTTGAGGACTATCATCTTTCGCTTGCCTTCGCGGGACAGACCACCGGGACCTACATCGATATCGGCGCCGGGCATCCGATCGCGGACAATGTGTCATTCTGGTTCTATGAACGCGACTGGCACGGCATTGTAGTCGAGCCACAGCTTGAACTTGCGGCGCTGTACCAGCGACTGCGGCCGCGCGATCTGGCGGTTCGTGGCTTGGTCGGACGCCACTGCGGCGAAATCGACTTCTATGCGGTGGAGCGTCTGCATGGTCTCTCGACGACCGTGGAATACCTTGCGCAAAAAGCAAAAGCCTTCGGCGTCGACTATCAGACCGTTCGCATGCCTGTGACTACACTGGCCAATTTATGCGAAACGCACGATGTGGGCTCTATCGACTTCCTCAAAATCGACGTCGAGGGTGCCGAAGGCGACGTCCTGTTCGGTGGCGACTGGAAGCGCTTTCGACCCAAAGTGATCGTCATGGAAGCGGTAACGCCCGTGTCGTCGGAGCCGGCATGGCAGGACTGGGAGCCGTTCCTTCTCGCTCAGGGCTACGGCTTCGTTCTGTTCGACACCGTCAACCGCTTTTATGTCGCGCAGGAACATCGCGAGATCATGGCGCGCTTTCCGTCCGAGCGGGCGTCGTGGCACGCGGTTCGTCACATGTACGAGATAGGCCGTGCCCCCGAAAATAAGCAACATCCCGATCACGCGCTAGCGCAAGATCTCGCGCGCGGATTCTGGGCGAGCCTGCCTTATCTCGACAAAGATCTCATAACGTTCCTCTTGAGTCGCGCACGCCGAATCGCAAAACCGGACGAGTTCGCGGCGCTTGCATCCGCGGTCGATACCGCGGCATTTCGAGCGGCGCTCGGACGCATTGCTTGCGGCTATGACGGCGGCCAGATCGTTGACGAATGA
- a CDS encoding DUF1013 domain-containing protein, whose protein sequence is MSNAPLMPKATAVWLVDNTALTFDQVADFTKMHPLEVRAIADGDAAQGIKGMDPISTGQLSRDEIEKGEKDPNYRLKLGESKVALPPAAKKKGPRYTPVSRRHERPSAILWLVRNHPELKDAQIMRLVGTTKTTIASVRDRTHWNASTLTPMDPVTLGLCSQIELDFEVQRAAKEKPIDTAYGGATLLPASETTRKEPEFEPSEKQRDDLNVDAVFAKLKTIGGKKPDDE, encoded by the coding sequence ATGAGCAATGCACCGCTGATGCCGAAGGCGACGGCCGTGTGGCTGGTCGACAATACCGCGCTGACATTCGATCAGGTGGCGGATTTCACCAAGATGCACCCGCTCGAGGTCCGCGCCATCGCCGACGGCGACGCCGCCCAGGGCATCAAGGGCATGGACCCGATTTCGACCGGCCAGCTCAGCCGCGACGAGATCGAAAAGGGCGAAAAGGACCCGAATTACCGCCTGAAACTCGGCGAGAGCAAGGTGGCGCTGCCGCCGGCCGCCAAGAAGAAGGGCCCGCGCTATACCCCGGTGTCGCGCCGCCACGAGCGGCCGAGCGCGATCCTGTGGCTGGTACGCAACCACCCCGAGCTGAAGGACGCCCAGATCATGCGGCTGGTCGGCACCACCAAGACCACCATCGCCAGCGTCCGCGACCGCACCCACTGGAACGCCTCGACCCTGACCCCGATGGACCCGGTGACGCTCGGCCTGTGCTCGCAGATCGAGCTCGATTTCGAGGTGCAGCGCGCGGCCAAGGAGAAGCCGATCGATACCGCCTACGGCGGCGCCACCCTGCTGCCGGCCTCCGAGACCACCCGCAAGGAGCCGGAATTCGAGCCATCCGAGAAGCAGCGCGACGACCTCAATGTCGACGCGGTATTTGCAAAACTGAAGACGATCGGCGGCAAGAAGCCGGACGACGAGTAA
- the ispH gene encoding 4-hydroxy-3-methylbut-2-enyl diphosphate reductase, whose amino-acid sequence MQAKPPLKIVLCSPRGFCAGVVRAIDTVERALTIYGAPVYVRHEIVHNRYVVDSLRTKGAIFVEELAEIPDNTNAPVVFSAHGVPKSVPADARARNFFSLDATCPLVTKVHREAAIHFKRGREILLIGHSHHPEVVGTLGQLPPGAVTLIETAEDAKTFTPKDPNNLAFVTQTTLSIDDTAEIVAMLKERFPNISGPHKEDICYATTNRQLAVKKVAPVVDALIVVGAPNSSNSQRLREVAEREGCPIAVLAQRAGDLDWSRFAGIKSLGITAGASAPEVIVEEIMGAFAERYELQVETVSAAEENEFFPLPRSLRPDAAE is encoded by the coding sequence ATGCAGGCCAAACCACCCCTGAAAATCGTGCTTTGCTCGCCCCGCGGCTTCTGCGCCGGGGTGGTACGGGCGATCGATACCGTGGAACGGGCGCTGACCATCTATGGCGCCCCGGTCTATGTCCGCCACGAGATCGTCCACAACCGCTACGTCGTGGACAGCCTGAGGACCAAGGGCGCGATTTTCGTCGAGGAACTGGCCGAAATCCCCGACAATACCAACGCCCCCGTGGTGTTTTCCGCCCACGGGGTTCCCAAATCGGTGCCCGCCGACGCCCGGGCGCGTAATTTCTTCTCGCTGGACGCGACCTGCCCGCTGGTCACCAAGGTGCACCGGGAAGCGGCGATCCATTTCAAGCGCGGCCGCGAAATCCTGCTGATCGGGCATTCCCATCACCCGGAGGTGGTGGGGACGCTCGGGCAGCTGCCGCCGGGGGCGGTGACGCTGATCGAGACCGCGGAAGACGCCAAGACCTTCACGCCGAAGGATCCCAACAACCTTGCCTTCGTGACCCAGACGACGCTGTCGATCGACGACACCGCCGAGATCGTCGCGATGCTGAAGGAACGGTTTCCCAACATCTCCGGCCCGCACAAGGAAGACATCTGCTACGCCACCACCAACCGCCAGCTCGCGGTCAAGAAGGTGGCGCCGGTGGTCGACGCCCTGATCGTGGTCGGCGCGCCGAATTCGTCGAATTCGCAGCGGCTGCGCGAGGTCGCCGAACGCGAAGGCTGCCCGATCGCGGTGCTGGCGCAGCGCGCCGGCGATCTCGACTGGTCGCGCTTTGCTGGCATCAAGAGCCTCGGCATCACCGCGGGCGCCTCGGCGCCGGAAGTGATCGTCGAGGAGATCATGGGGGCGTTCGCCGAACGTTACGAATTGCAAGTGGAGACGGTCTCGGCCGCGGAAGAGAACGAATTCTTCCCGTTGCCGCGTTCGCTGCGCCCCGACGCCGCCGAGTAA
- a CDS encoding homoserine kinase, whose protein sequence is MAVYTDVAADELAEFLSRYDLGELLSYKGIAEGVENSNFLLHTSAGYFILTLYEKRVAKNDLPFFLGLMTHLASRGLSCPLPVKNRGGEALSTLAGRPAAIISFLEGIWPRKPSAAHCAGVGQALARMHLAGRDFPMSRANALSVSGWRPLFAQSSSRADELQPGLAAFIEAELDHLESGIWPKNLAPGVIHADLFPDNVFFLGERLSGIIDFTFACNDMLAYDVAICLNAWCFESDCSFNVTKARALLNAYGRERKLSEAEENALPLLARGAALRFLLTRLVDFLNVPPGALVRPKDPLEYVRKLRFQQGVASMRDYGVAASGLVA, encoded by the coding sequence ATGGCGGTTTACACCGACGTCGCCGCCGACGAGCTTGCGGAATTCCTGAGCCGTTATGATCTCGGCGAACTGTTGTCCTACAAGGGCATCGCCGAGGGCGTCGAGAATTCCAACTTCCTGCTGCATACCTCGGCCGGCTACTTCATCCTGACGCTGTACGAAAAGCGCGTGGCGAAGAACGACCTGCCGTTCTTTCTTGGCTTGATGACGCATCTCGCCTCGCGCGGCCTCAGCTGCCCGCTGCCGGTCAAGAACCGGGGCGGCGAGGCGCTCAGCACGTTGGCCGGCCGGCCGGCGGCGATCATCAGCTTCCTGGAAGGCATCTGGCCGCGCAAGCCCAGCGCCGCGCACTGCGCCGGCGTCGGCCAGGCGCTGGCGCGCATGCATCTGGCGGGCCGCGACTTTCCGATGTCGCGCGCCAACGCGCTGTCGGTGTCGGGCTGGCGGCCGCTGTTCGCACAGTCCTCATCGCGCGCCGACGAATTGCAGCCGGGGTTGGCCGCCTTCATCGAAGCCGAACTCGATCATCTCGAGAGCGGCATCTGGCCGAAGAATTTGGCGCCGGGTGTGATTCACGCGGACCTGTTTCCGGACAACGTGTTCTTCCTCGGCGAGCGGCTGTCCGGCATCATCGACTTCACCTTCGCCTGCAACGACATGCTGGCCTATGACGTCGCGATCTGCCTCAACGCCTGGTGCTTCGAGAGCGATTGCTCGTTCAACGTCACCAAGGCGCGGGCGCTTCTCAACGCCTATGGCCGCGAGCGCAAATTGTCCGAAGCCGAGGAGAACGCACTGCCGCTGCTGGCGCGCGGCGCCGCGCTGCGGTTTCTTTTGACGCGGCTGGTGGATTTCCTCAACGTGCCGCCGGGCGCGCTGGTGCGGCCGAAGGATCCGCTGGAATATGTCCGCAAGCTTCGCTTTCAGCAGGGCGTCGCCAGCATGCGCGATTACGGCGTCGCGGCCTCGGGGCTGGTGGCGTGA
- the rnhA gene encoding ribonuclease HI, which yields MSSLPTVIIHTDGACSGNPGPGGWGAILKFGEVEKELKGGEAHTTNNRMELMAAISALEALKKPCTVDLYTDSQYVRQGITGWIHGWKKNGWRTADKKPVKNVELWQRLDAALKSHQVRWHWVKGHAGHDENERADQLARDGVAMARLKG from the coding sequence GTGAGCTCGCTTCCGACCGTCATCATTCATACCGACGGCGCCTGCTCGGGCAATCCCGGGCCCGGCGGCTGGGGCGCGATCCTCAAATTCGGCGAGGTCGAAAAGGAATTGAAGGGTGGCGAGGCCCATACCACCAACAACCGCATGGAGTTGATGGCGGCGATCTCCGCGCTGGAGGCGCTGAAAAAACCCTGCACCGTCGATCTCTACACCGACAGCCAGTATGTCCGTCAGGGCATCACCGGCTGGATCCATGGCTGGAAGAAGAACGGCTGGCGCACCGCCGACAAGAAGCCGGTCAAGAACGTCGAACTGTGGCAACGCCTCGACGCCGCGCTGAAGTCGCACCAGGTGCGCTGGCACTGGGTCAAGGGTCATGCCGGTCACGACGAAAACGAGCGCGCCGATCAGCTCGCGCGCGACGGCGTCGCGATGGCCAGGCTGAAGGGTTAG
- a CDS encoding peroxiredoxin: MTIKVGDKLPDAKFRVMTAEGPQVKTTDDIFKGKKVALFAVPGAYTGTCHKMHLPSIFLNAYAIKDKGVNTIAIVSVNDAFVMNAWKRDTDQRDEATFLADGNADFTKAIGMELDASGNGLGIRSHRYSMLVDDGVVRKLNLEPAPGKVEVSGGDTLLAQL, translated from the coding sequence ATGACCATCAAAGTTGGCGACAAGCTGCCGGATGCAAAATTTCGCGTGATGACGGCGGAAGGTCCGCAGGTCAAGACAACCGACGACATCTTCAAGGGCAAGAAGGTCGCGCTGTTCGCGGTGCCCGGTGCCTACACCGGCACCTGCCACAAGATGCATCTGCCGAGCATCTTCCTCAACGCCTATGCCATCAAGGACAAGGGCGTGAACACGATCGCGATCGTCTCGGTCAACGACGCCTTCGTCATGAACGCGTGGAAGCGCGATACCGACCAGCGCGACGAAGCCACCTTCCTCGCCGACGGCAACGCCGACTTCACCAAGGCGATCGGCATGGAACTCGACGCCTCTGGCAATGGGCTGGGCATCCGCTCCCACCGCTACTCGATGCTGGTGGATGACGGCGTGGTCAGGAAGCTCAACCTCGAGCCGGCCCCCGGCAAGGTCGAGGTCTCCGGCGGCGATACGCTGCTGGCGCAGCTTTGA
- a CDS encoding long-chain fatty acid--CoA ligase gives MERIWLKQYPAGVPADIDATLYPSLVELLEESFAKFSDRKSFFCMDKSITYRDLDEMSLALAAYLQGKGLQKGARVALMMPNVLQYPVATTAVLRAGYAVVNVNPLYTPRELEHQLKDSGAEAIIVLENFAHTVQQVIARTAVKHVIIGSMGDMLGLKGMIVNLVVRRVKKMVPPFSLPGAVLFNDAVAAGRGLKFSKPKIGPDDVAFLQYTGGTTGVSKGATLLHRNILANVLQNDAWLQPALTAPPHVDQIFIVCALPLYHIFALTACFLLAVRAGGVNLLIPNPRDMAGFIKELMKYQVNSFPAVNTLYNGLLHHPDFGKIDFSRLKISNGGGMAVQRPVAEQWKKLTGCSIAEGYGLSETSPTLTCNTATASEFNGSIGVPVPSTYISIRDDDGNEVPLGQPGEICAKGPQVMAGYWNRPEETAKVMTADGYFRTGDIGIMTPDGYTKIVDRKKDMILVSGFNVYPNEVEEVIASHPGVLECAVIGVKDERTGEAVKAFIVKKDPNLTAEDIIKFCHEQLTNYKIPKQIEFRTELPKTNVGKILRRELRDEKKAVAA, from the coding sequence ATGGAGCGCATCTGGCTCAAGCAATATCCGGCCGGCGTGCCCGCCGATATCGACGCCACCCTGTACCCGTCGCTGGTCGAATTGCTGGAAGAGAGCTTTGCCAAGTTCTCGGACCGCAAATCCTTCTTCTGCATGGACAAGTCGATCACCTATCGCGACCTCGACGAGATGTCGCTGGCGCTCGCGGCCTATTTGCAGGGCAAGGGCCTGCAGAAGGGCGCCCGCGTCGCGCTGATGATGCCGAACGTGCTGCAGTACCCGGTGGCGACCACCGCTGTGCTGCGCGCCGGCTATGCCGTGGTGAACGTCAACCCGCTTTACACCCCGCGCGAACTCGAGCACCAACTCAAGGATTCCGGCGCCGAGGCGATCATCGTCCTGGAAAACTTCGCGCACACCGTGCAGCAGGTGATCGCGAGGACCGCGGTCAAGCATGTCATCATCGGCAGCATGGGCGACATGCTCGGCCTCAAGGGCATGATCGTCAATCTGGTGGTGCGGCGCGTGAAGAAGATGGTGCCGCCATTTTCGCTTCCGGGCGCGGTGCTGTTCAACGACGCGGTGGCGGCCGGCCGCGGCTTGAAGTTCAGCAAACCGAAGATCGGGCCCGACGACGTCGCCTTCCTGCAATATACCGGCGGCACCACCGGCGTCTCCAAGGGCGCGACGCTGCTTCACCGCAACATTCTCGCCAACGTGCTGCAGAACGATGCCTGGCTGCAGCCCGCGCTGACGGCGCCGCCGCATGTCGACCAGATCTTCATCGTCTGCGCGCTGCCGCTCTATCACATCTTCGCGCTGACGGCCTGCTTCCTGCTGGCGGTGCGGGCCGGCGGCGTCAATCTTCTGATTCCCAACCCGCGCGACATGGCCGGCTTCATCAAGGAACTGATGAAATACCAGGTCAACAGCTTCCCCGCCGTCAACACGCTCTACAACGGGCTGTTGCATCATCCCGATTTCGGCAAGATCGATTTCTCCAGGCTGAAGATTTCCAACGGCGGCGGCATGGCGGTGCAGCGCCCGGTGGCCGAGCAGTGGAAGAAGCTGACCGGCTGCAGCATTGCGGAAGGCTACGGCCTGTCTGAAACCTCGCCGACGCTGACCTGCAACACCGCGACCGCCTCCGAGTTCAACGGCTCGATCGGCGTTCCCGTGCCCTCGACCTATATCTCGATCCGCGACGACGACGGCAACGAAGTGCCGCTCGGCCAGCCCGGCGAAATCTGCGCCAAGGGCCCGCAGGTGATGGCCGGTTACTGGAACCGGCCGGAGGAAACGGCCAAGGTGATGACCGCCGACGGCTATTTCCGCACCGGCGATATCGGCATCATGACGCCGGACGGCTACACCAAGATCGTCGACCGCAAGAAGGACATGATCCTGGTTTCGGGCTTCAACGTCTATCCCAACGAGGTCGAGGAAGTGATCGCCAGCCATCCCGGCGTGCTGGAATGCGCCGTGATCGGGGTTAAGGACGAGCGCACCGGCGAGGCCGTCAAGGCATTCATCGTGAAGAAGGATCCGAACCTCACCGCCGAGGACATCATCAAATTCTGTCACGAGCAACTGACCAACTACAAGATTCCCAAGCAAATCGAGTTCAGGACCGAATTACCCAAGACCAATGTCGGAAAAATCCTGCGCCGCGAGCTGCGCGACGAAAAGAAGGCGGTGGCGGCCTGA
- a CDS encoding serine hydrolase, with product MHFLRPLLRKSSLNWIVVVAALGVAAPRVAHAEAHLLIEADTGKVLEAENATYPWYPASVTKLMTAYTTLKAVKEGRLTLDTLLTVSPVAASQSPSKMGFRPGTQVTVDNALKMMLVKSANDMAVVLAEGVGGSIDGFSALMNENAQKLGMTQTSYVNPNGLPADGQITSARDLAILARAIIRDLPEYEYFVHIPSIRFGRKVTQNFNKLIGRYPGADGFKTGFICASGYNLVASATRNGKRLIAVVLGASSGQMRAVRAAQMLERGFANNTLSWLRPALGTVDNLAPIDASPPNLRDEMCGGKRHKPASDEDDTVASSGGSATGGESSSLTFFAAGLQPPILKPSELLAGAPAASEPIVVYTGPTRTGAALIAAVAADSDKQATPHRGKKTRIAAKKPDAAAEPKADAKETAKDVKSDRKPEAKSAAKPAAVKRADAKSADTKSADTAPKATADSPVKPAKPKAVAKPAAKPKSTTGDAAPSDQKAATPRS from the coding sequence GTGCATTTTCTTCGCCCGCTGCTTCGCAAGTCATCGCTGAACTGGATCGTTGTCGTCGCAGCGCTCGGCGTCGCCGCCCCGCGCGTCGCCCACGCCGAAGCCCATTTGCTCATCGAAGCCGACACCGGCAAGGTGCTGGAGGCCGAGAACGCCACCTATCCCTGGTATCCCGCATCGGTGACCAAGCTGATGACGGCCTACACGACGCTGAAAGCGGTCAAGGAAGGGCGCCTTACCCTCGATACGCTGTTGACGGTGTCGCCGGTCGCGGCTTCCCAGTCACCCTCGAAGATGGGTTTCCGTCCGGGCACGCAGGTCACGGTCGACAATGCGCTGAAAATGATGCTGGTGAAATCGGCCAACGACATGGCCGTGGTGCTGGCCGAGGGCGTCGGCGGTTCGATCGACGGCTTTTCGGCGCTGATGAACGAGAACGCGCAAAAGCTCGGCATGACGCAAACGAGCTACGTCAATCCGAACGGCCTGCCCGCGGACGGCCAGATCACTTCGGCGCGCGATCTTGCGATTCTGGCCCGCGCGATCATTCGCGACCTACCGGAATACGAATATTTCGTCCACATTCCCTCGATCCGATTCGGCCGCAAGGTCACGCAGAATTTCAACAAGCTGATCGGACGCTATCCGGGCGCCGACGGTTTCAAGACCGGCTTCATCTGCGCGTCCGGATACAACCTGGTGGCGTCCGCCACCCGCAACGGCAAACGGCTGATCGCGGTGGTGCTGGGGGCCTCCTCCGGGCAGATGCGCGCGGTGCGCGCCGCGCAGATGCTCGAGCGCGGCTTTGCCAACAACACGCTGTCGTGGCTGCGTCCCGCGCTCGGCACGGTCGACAATCTGGCGCCGATCGACGCCTCGCCGCCGAACCTGCGCGACGAGATGTGCGGCGGCAAGCGGCACAAGCCCGCCAGCGACGAGGACGACACGGTCGCCAGCAGCGGCGGCAGCGCAACCGGCGGCGAAAGCAGCAGCCTGACCTTCTTTGCCGCCGGGCTGCAGCCGCCGATCCTGAAGCCCTCGGAATTGCTGGCGGGCGCGCCCGCGGCCTCCGAGCCGATCGTCGTCTACACCGGCCCGACCCGGACCGGCGCCGCCCTGATCGCGGCTGTCGCCGCGGATTCCGACAAGCAGGCCACGCCGCATCGCGGCAAGAAGACCCGGATCGCGGCAAAGAAGCCAGATGCCGCCGCCGAGCCTAAGGCCGACGCCAAGGAAACGGCAAAGGACGTCAAATCCGACAGGAAGCCCGAAGCGAAATCCGCGGCCAAACCGGCTGCCGTCAAGCGTGCCGACGCCAAATCTGCCGATACCAAGTCCGCCGATACCGCCCCGAAGGCCACGGCCGACAGCCCGGTAAAGCCGGCCAAGCCCAAGGCGGTTGCAAAGCCTGCGGCCAAGCCCAAAAGCACGACCGGCGACGCCGCTCCATCGGATCAAAAGGCGGCCACACCGCGCAGTTAA